One part of the Archangium lipolyticum genome encodes these proteins:
- a CDS encoding NHL repeat-containing protein — MMRKPGMKGGGGVLTALAMLVCAQVGWADTGDRYEQVQPSSPRVLVYRPEASTAVDPRATRDSGDDGHEGPPGSIRVFYPVRGQSSSGLCWMGLAVDSRNNVYPFFGNVSRIRPDGTLVNGANDTNYFATGGLGFWFSLDEKGGVFYNAGGSELLSAPFREGSTFSPLLSGFELAEAITLGQGPLAGSLFVTEPTVNRVSRVTLSPLGLSVFSSGPFTNPESIASAPDGTLYVVNLGATPPELIRIAPDGTPSLFATGTVGQVNRAIAVDRAGNVYWSRAEGFVKYDASGAVVGMLPGPPDKPAFGNPMGAAFDRHGNLFVVDNGDCKKVYEYRRVGDMAGPVVIDIEPGDDTNEVGLEHNARVKVAILSTAELDATRVSPSTVRFGATGTEAGPVSYSRKDVNGDGRLDKVLCFKVRQTGLTCDSTSAVLTGSTRDGTSFRGTGAVRPTGSGCR, encoded by the coding sequence ATGATGCGAAAGCCCGGGATGAAGGGGGGCGGAGGTGTGCTGACCGCTCTCGCGATGCTGGTCTGTGCCCAGGTGGGATGGGCGGACACCGGAGACAGGTACGAGCAGGTCCAACCCTCGAGCCCCCGTGTGCTCGTCTATCGGCCGGAGGCCTCCACCGCGGTGGACCCGCGCGCCACGCGGGACTCCGGTGACGACGGGCACGAGGGCCCACCCGGGTCCATCCGCGTCTTCTACCCGGTGCGCGGACAGTCCTCCAGCGGCCTGTGCTGGATGGGCCTGGCCGTGGACAGCCGGAACAATGTGTACCCGTTCTTCGGCAACGTCTCCCGCATCCGCCCCGATGGAACGCTCGTCAACGGGGCCAATGACACGAACTACTTCGCGACGGGTGGCCTCGGCTTCTGGTTCTCACTCGATGAGAAGGGAGGGGTCTTCTACAACGCGGGGGGTTCGGAGCTCCTCTCCGCCCCTTTCAGGGAGGGCAGCACCTTCTCCCCGCTCCTCTCGGGATTCGAGCTGGCCGAGGCCATCACCCTGGGGCAGGGCCCCCTCGCTGGAAGCCTCTTCGTGACCGAGCCCACCGTGAACCGGGTCAGCCGCGTGACGCTCTCTCCGCTGGGGCTGAGCGTCTTCAGCTCAGGGCCATTCACGAACCCGGAGTCGATCGCCAGCGCCCCGGACGGCACCCTGTACGTGGTGAACCTGGGAGCCACGCCGCCCGAGCTCATCCGCATCGCCCCCGATGGAACTCCGAGCCTCTTCGCCACGGGGACGGTCGGTCAGGTCAACAGGGCCATCGCGGTGGACCGCGCCGGCAACGTCTACTGGAGCCGGGCGGAGGGCTTCGTGAAGTATGACGCGAGCGGCGCGGTGGTCGGGATGCTGCCGGGGCCACCGGACAAGCCAGCCTTCGGCAACCCGATGGGCGCCGCCTTCGACCGGCACGGCAACCTCTTCGTCGTCGACAACGGCGACTGCAAGAAGGTCTACGAGTACCGGAGGGTGGGTGACATGGCGGGCCCGGTCGTCATCGACATCGAGCCGGGGGACGACACGAACGAGGTCGGCCTGGAGCACAACGCCCGGGTCAAGGTGGCCATCCTGAGCACGGCGGAGCTCGATGCCACCCGGGTGTCACCGTCGACGGTGCGCTTCGGGGCCACCGGTACCGAGGCCGGGCCGGTGAGCTACTCCCGCAAGGACGTGAACGGGGATGGGCGGCTGGACAAGGTCCTGTGCTTCAAGGTCCGGCAGACGGGCCTCACGTGCGACAGCACCTCGGCCGTGCTCACGGGCAGCACCCGGGACGGGACGTCCTTCCGCGGCACGGGCGCGGTGCGGCCCACGGGCTCCGGCTGCCGATGA
- a CDS encoding bifunctional diaminohydroxyphosphoribosylaminopyrimidine deaminase/5-amino-6-(5-phosphoribosylamino)uracil reductase RibD: MSKPHSPAVSSSPDPASGAALSAQDEAWMRLAIELGEQARGHTGDNPYVGCVIVVDGRVVGSGYTQPPYQPHAEASAFLDAERRGHEVRGGTLYTTVEPCCFFGRTPPCAQAIIDRGLARVVVGIRDPHPRVNGQGIAQLRAAGIEVTEHVCREEVRAYLAGWLAAFGPDAG; this comes from the coding sequence ATGTCCAAGCCCCACTCTCCCGCCGTCAGCTCCTCACCAGACCCCGCATCCGGGGCGGCCCTGTCCGCCCAGGACGAGGCCTGGATGCGACTCGCCATCGAGCTCGGCGAACAGGCCAGGGGACATACGGGTGACAATCCCTATGTGGGGTGCGTCATCGTCGTGGACGGGCGCGTCGTGGGTTCCGGGTACACGCAGCCTCCCTATCAGCCGCATGCCGAGGCCTCCGCTTTCCTGGACGCGGAGCGCCGCGGTCATGAGGTGCGGGGAGGAACCCTGTATACGACCGTCGAGCCCTGCTGCTTCTTCGGACGCACGCCTCCCTGCGCACAGGCCATCATCGACCGGGGACTGGCCCGTGTCGTCGTCGGCATCCGGGACCCCCACCCGCGCGTCAACGGCCAGGGCATCGCCCAGCTGCGCGCCGCGGGCATCGAGGTCACCGAGCACGTCTGCCGCGAGGAGGTGCGCGCCTATCTCGCGGGGTGGCTCGCCGCGTTCGGACCGGACGCGGGGTAG
- the gltB gene encoding glutamate synthase large subunit, which translates to MPQGPGRYGLYEPDTEHDACGVGFVAHIRGEKSRAIVDDALELLNRLSHRAAAGRDPETGDGAGILVQMPHRFFERERLGFPLPPRRQYGVGMVFLPSDAEARIACEAALEQVAADEGQRVLGWRDVPVEPSYLGRLAREGAPVIRQFFVARRRVVPSAFERKLYRIRKLAERRIRERALDPEGQFHVASFSAETLIYKGLLLPRQLPRFYVDLQHPEFVSALGLVHSRFSTNTFPTWELAQPFRYIAHNGEINTLHGNRNWMNARRGLLQSARFGGSLEPLFPLIVPGKSDSAQFDNMVELLYLGGRQLPHAMMMMIPEAWEGHTLMSDERRAFYEYSSSLMEPWDGPAAIAFTDGQLIGATLDRNGLRPARYLVTEDERIILASETGVIDVPAAQIRRKGRLTPGRMLMVDLTEGRILEDEEVKRDISTRWPYRRWLQRNVFHFDDLPTVPAPPRLGGEELWRLQRAFGYSDEDVRLLLRPMAETGKEPVGSMGTDTPLAVLSDQAPTLYNYFHQLFAQVTNPPIDPIRESLVMTLATGLGPEGNTFEETPEQCHRLALPGPILTNGELAKLAAISNEGVFETHRLSLLYPVGAGESALEEALERLCTEAVEAVDAGASILVMSDRDVDAAHAAIPALLAVSAVHQRLVRDGTRMYTGLVLETAEAREVHHFACLFGYGVSAVNPYLALDTLRALADAGELPVDHEKAQKNFIHAIEEGLLKVMSKMGISTLQSYRGSQLFEAVGLKRKLVERHFTGTPSRVEGVGLPELGREVRERHARGFDEASAFEAEQLPVGGQYQWRRRGETHKWNPATIAKLQQAARANDAALFAEFSRLADDETRAHCNLRGLLEVVTEGRTPVPLEEVEPASEIVKRFVTGAMSFGSISAEAHETLAIAMNRLGGRSNSGEGGEESRRYSPDENGDLRRSAIKQVASARFGVTTEYLVNAVELQIKMAQGAKPGEGGQLPGHKVDERIARVRWSTPGVTLISPPPHHDIYSIEDLAQLIYDLQAVNPSARVSVKLVSEVGVGTIAAGVAKAGAGGVVISGYEGGTGASPLSSIKHAGLPWELGLAEAQQVLVHNGLRGRIRVQVDGGLRTARDVLIATLLGAEEYGMATASLIALGCIMLRKCHLNTCSVGIATQDAGLRERFHGKPEHVVNFFFMVAEDLRRQMAALGVRKLDELVGRVDLLRQRPHADHWKAARVDLSGLLTPPSAPEIEARYCTTPQTKDVSEHLDHDLLQHAKATLEGGAPTLLVRPVSNTHRAVGAMLSGEIARRYGARGLPDGQLRIRLQGSAGQSFGAFLTSGVTLELEGDANDYLGKGLSGGRVIVYPPEGSRFLPEENVLVGNTVLYGATAGEVYLRGLAGERFAVRNSGAQAVVEGVGDHGCEYMTGGVVVVLGPTGRNFAAGMSGGIAFVLDRERSFRERCNLEMVELESLVDESEIWLVHGMIERHLHHTRSTLAQRVLDNWELMVPQFVKVMPTDYKRVLQARRAARKPPPAAMPRLQVVGGER; encoded by the coding sequence ATGCCGCAAGGCCCGGGACGCTATGGGCTGTATGAGCCGGACACCGAGCACGATGCCTGTGGAGTGGGCTTCGTGGCTCACATCCGGGGCGAGAAGTCGCGTGCCATCGTCGACGACGCCCTGGAGCTGCTCAACCGGTTGAGCCACCGGGCCGCGGCGGGGAGGGATCCGGAGACGGGAGACGGGGCCGGCATCCTCGTCCAGATGCCCCACCGCTTCTTCGAGCGCGAGAGGCTGGGCTTCCCCCTGCCCCCGCGCCGCCAGTACGGCGTGGGCATGGTGTTCCTCCCCTCGGACGCGGAGGCGCGCATCGCCTGCGAGGCGGCGCTGGAGCAGGTGGCCGCCGACGAGGGCCAGCGCGTGCTGGGCTGGAGGGACGTGCCGGTGGAGCCCTCGTACCTGGGCCGGCTGGCCCGCGAGGGAGCGCCCGTCATCCGGCAGTTCTTCGTCGCCCGGCGCCGCGTGGTGCCCAGCGCCTTCGAGCGCAAGCTGTACCGCATCCGCAAGCTGGCCGAGCGGCGCATCCGCGAGCGCGCGTTGGATCCGGAGGGCCAGTTCCACGTGGCCAGCTTCTCCGCGGAGACGCTCATCTACAAGGGCCTGCTCCTGCCCCGGCAGCTCCCGCGCTTCTACGTGGACCTGCAGCACCCCGAGTTCGTGAGCGCGCTGGGTCTGGTGCACTCGCGCTTCTCCACCAACACCTTCCCCACCTGGGAGCTGGCGCAGCCGTTCCGCTACATCGCGCACAACGGCGAAATCAACACCCTGCACGGCAACCGCAACTGGATGAACGCGCGGCGCGGGCTGCTGCAGTCGGCCCGTTTCGGCGGCAGCCTGGAGCCGCTCTTCCCCCTCATCGTCCCGGGCAAGAGCGACTCGGCGCAGTTCGACAACATGGTGGAGCTGCTGTACCTGGGCGGGCGTCAGCTCCCCCACGCCATGATGATGATGATTCCGGAGGCGTGGGAGGGCCACACGCTGATGAGCGACGAGCGTCGCGCCTTCTACGAGTACTCCAGCTCGCTCATGGAGCCGTGGGACGGGCCGGCCGCCATCGCCTTCACGGACGGGCAGCTCATCGGCGCCACGCTGGACCGCAACGGCCTGCGCCCCGCGCGCTACCTCGTCACCGAGGACGAGCGCATCATCCTCGCCTCGGAGACGGGCGTCATCGACGTGCCCGCCGCGCAGATCCGCCGCAAGGGCCGCCTCACCCCGGGCCGCATGCTGATGGTGGACCTCACCGAGGGCCGCATCCTCGAGGACGAGGAGGTCAAGCGCGACATCTCCACGCGCTGGCCCTACCGGAGGTGGCTCCAGCGCAACGTCTTCCACTTCGACGACCTGCCCACCGTGCCCGCGCCCCCTCGCCTGGGTGGCGAGGAGCTGTGGCGGCTCCAGCGCGCCTTCGGCTACTCGGACGAGGACGTGCGGCTGCTCTTGCGGCCCATGGCCGAGACGGGCAAGGAGCCGGTGGGCTCCATGGGCACGGACACGCCGCTGGCGGTGCTCAGCGACCAGGCGCCCACGCTCTACAACTACTTCCACCAGCTCTTCGCGCAGGTCACCAACCCGCCCATCGACCCCATCCGCGAGTCGCTGGTGATGACGCTGGCCACCGGACTGGGTCCGGAGGGCAACACCTTCGAGGAGACGCCGGAGCAGTGCCACCGGCTGGCGCTGCCGGGCCCCATCCTCACCAACGGTGAGCTGGCGAAGCTGGCCGCCATCAGCAACGAGGGCGTCTTCGAGACGCACCGGCTGAGCCTGCTGTACCCGGTGGGCGCGGGCGAGAGCGCGCTGGAGGAGGCCCTGGAGCGGCTGTGCACCGAGGCCGTGGAGGCGGTGGACGCGGGCGCCAGCATCCTCGTGATGAGCGACCGGGACGTGGACGCGGCCCATGCCGCCATCCCCGCGCTGCTGGCCGTGTCCGCGGTGCACCAGCGGCTCGTGCGCGACGGTACCCGTATGTACACGGGCCTCGTGCTGGAGACGGCCGAGGCGCGCGAGGTGCACCACTTCGCCTGCCTCTTCGGCTACGGCGTCTCGGCGGTGAATCCGTACCTCGCGCTGGACACGCTGCGCGCCCTGGCGGACGCGGGCGAGCTGCCGGTGGACCACGAGAAGGCGCAGAAGAACTTCATCCACGCCATCGAGGAGGGCCTGCTCAAGGTGATGTCCAAGATGGGCATCTCCACGCTGCAGTCCTACCGCGGCTCGCAGCTCTTCGAGGCGGTGGGCCTGAAGCGCAAGCTGGTGGAGCGGCACTTCACCGGGACGCCCTCGCGGGTGGAGGGCGTGGGCCTGCCGGAGCTGGGGCGCGAGGTGCGGGAGCGGCACGCGCGCGGCTTCGACGAGGCCTCGGCCTTCGAGGCGGAGCAGCTCCCCGTGGGCGGCCAGTACCAGTGGCGCCGCCGGGGCGAGACGCACAAGTGGAACCCGGCCACCATCGCGAAGCTCCAGCAGGCGGCGCGCGCGAACGACGCCGCGCTGTTCGCCGAGTTCTCGCGGCTGGCGGATGACGAGACGCGCGCGCACTGCAACCTGCGCGGGCTGTTGGAGGTGGTGACGGAGGGCCGGACCCCCGTGCCGTTGGAGGAGGTGGAGCCGGCGAGCGAGATCGTGAAGCGCTTCGTCACCGGCGCCATGTCCTTCGGCTCCATCAGCGCCGAGGCCCACGAGACGCTGGCCATCGCGATGAACCGTCTGGGCGGGCGCTCCAACAGCGGCGAGGGTGGCGAGGAGTCTCGCCGCTACTCGCCGGACGAGAATGGGGATCTGCGCCGCAGCGCCATCAAGCAGGTGGCCAGCGCGCGCTTCGGCGTCACCACCGAGTACCTGGTCAACGCGGTCGAGCTGCAGATCAAGATGGCCCAGGGCGCCAAGCCGGGTGAGGGCGGGCAGCTGCCGGGCCACAAGGTGGACGAGCGCATCGCGCGGGTGCGCTGGTCCACTCCGGGCGTGACGCTCATCTCCCCGCCGCCTCACCACGACATCTACTCCATCGAGGATCTGGCGCAGCTCATCTACGACCTGCAGGCGGTGAACCCGTCGGCGCGGGTGAGCGTGAAGCTGGTGAGCGAGGTGGGCGTGGGCACCATCGCCGCGGGCGTGGCCAAGGCCGGCGCGGGCGGCGTGGTCATCTCCGGCTACGAGGGTGGCACGGGTGCCTCGCCCCTCTCGAGCATCAAGCACGCGGGCCTGCCGTGGGAGCTGGGACTGGCCGAGGCGCAGCAGGTGCTGGTGCACAACGGCCTGCGCGGGCGCATCCGGGTGCAGGTGGACGGCGGTCTGCGCACCGCCCGGGACGTGCTCATCGCCACGCTGCTGGGCGCCGAGGAGTACGGCATGGCCACCGCGAGCCTCATCGCGCTCGGGTGCATCATGCTGCGCAAGTGCCACCTCAATACGTGCTCGGTGGGCATCGCCACCCAGGACGCGGGCCTGCGCGAGCGCTTCCACGGCAAGCCCGAGCACGTGGTGAACTTCTTCTTCATGGTGGCCGAGGACCTGCGGCGCCAGATGGCCGCCCTGGGCGTGCGCAAGCTGGACGAGCTGGTGGGCCGGGTGGACCTGCTGCGGCAGCGCCCGCACGCGGACCACTGGAAGGCGGCACGGGTGGACCTCTCCGGCCTGTTGACGCCGCCCAGTGCCCCGGAGATCGAGGCCCGTTACTGCACCACGCCACAGACCAAGGACGTGTCGGAGCACCTGGACCACGACCTCCTCCAGCACGCCAAGGCCACGCTGGAGGGCGGGGCGCCCACGCTGCTGGTTCGCCCGGTGAGCAACACGCACCGCGCCGTGGGAGCCATGTTGTCGGGTGAGATCGCCCGGCGGTACGGAGCGCGAGGGCTGCCGGACGGGCAGCTCCGCATCCGGCTTCAGGGCTCGGCGGGACAGAGCTTCGGCGCGTTCCTCACCAGCGGCGTGACGCTGGAGCTGGAGGGCGATGCCAACGACTACCTCGGCAAGGGCCTGTCCGGCGGGCGCGTCATCGTCTACCCGCCCGAGGGCAGCCGCTTCCTCCCCGAGGAGAACGTGCTGGTGGGCAACACCGTCCTCTATGGCGCCACGGCCGGTGAGGTGTACCTGCGCGGGCTCGCGGGCGAGCGCTTCGCGGTGCGCAACAGCGGCGCCCAGGCCGTCGTCGAGGGCGTGGGTGACCACGGCTGCGAGTACATGACGGGCGGCGTGGTGGTGGTGCTCGGGCCCACCGGGCGCAACTTCGCCGCGGGCATGAGCGGCGGTATCGCCTTCGTGCTCGACCGCGAGCGCTCCTTCCGCGAGCGCTGCAACCTGGAGATGGTGGAGCTGGAGTCGCTGGTGGACGAGTCCGAAATCTGGCTCGTGCACGGGATGATCGAACGCCACCTGCACCACACGCGCAGCACGCTGGCGCAACGGGTGCTCGACAACTGGGAGCTGATGGTGCCGCAGTTCGTGAAGGTGATGCCCACCGATTACAAGCGCGTGCTTCAGGCGCGCCGGGCGGCCCGCAAGCCGCCTCCGGCTGCCATGCCGCGTCTCCAGGTCGTGGGCGGGGAGCGCTGA
- a CDS encoding glutamate synthase subunit beta translates to MGKTTGFMEWQRVPAPKREKSERVGDSREFVLPLSADEAKRQAGRCMDCGVPFCHQGCPLGNPIPEFNDAVYRGKWKEAFLALSGTNNFPEFTGRLCPAPCEAACVLNIDQDPVTIEQMEKEIIERAFTEGWVRARPPMSRTGKRVAVVGSGPAGLAAAAQLNQAGHLVTVYERDDRPGGLLRYGIPDFKLEKAVLDRRLKLMEAEGVTFRCGVDVGREPGFRALREQYDAVVLAMGARRARELEVPGRELSGVVQAMDYLEHQNRVVAGLATREPRLNAAGRKVLILGGGDTGSDCLGTALRQGAASVTQVELMPMPPKGRSENNPWPRWPIIFRTSSSQEEGGAREFGLMTKRLEGQDGKLRALHAVRVEVHREAGGPPRLVEVPGSEVTYEVDLLVLAMGFTGPDTGKLAEELGVKLSPRGTVQVDAHFATSAQGVFCAGDASRGASLIVWAFSDGREAAKAVDTYLSQEVSCLPTRGKDCSFG, encoded by the coding sequence ATGGGAAAGACGACCGGCTTCATGGAGTGGCAGCGCGTGCCCGCCCCCAAGCGGGAGAAGTCCGAGCGCGTGGGGGATTCCCGTGAGTTCGTGCTCCCGCTGTCCGCCGACGAGGCGAAGCGGCAGGCGGGGCGGTGCATGGACTGTGGCGTGCCCTTCTGTCACCAGGGCTGTCCGCTGGGCAATCCCATCCCCGAGTTCAATGACGCGGTGTACCGGGGCAAGTGGAAGGAAGCCTTCCTCGCGCTGAGCGGCACCAACAACTTCCCCGAGTTCACCGGCCGGCTGTGCCCGGCGCCGTGCGAGGCCGCCTGCGTCCTCAACATCGACCAGGACCCGGTGACCATCGAGCAGATGGAGAAGGAGATCATCGAGCGGGCCTTCACCGAGGGGTGGGTGCGAGCCCGGCCTCCGATGAGCCGCACGGGCAAGCGCGTGGCGGTGGTGGGCTCGGGACCCGCGGGCCTGGCGGCGGCGGCGCAGCTCAACCAGGCGGGACACCTCGTCACCGTGTACGAGCGGGACGACCGGCCCGGTGGGTTGCTGCGCTACGGCATTCCGGACTTCAAGCTGGAGAAGGCGGTGCTGGACCGGCGGCTGAAGCTGATGGAGGCCGAGGGCGTGACGTTCCGCTGCGGGGTGGACGTGGGCCGCGAGCCGGGCTTCCGCGCACTGCGCGAGCAGTACGACGCGGTGGTGCTGGCCATGGGCGCCAGGCGCGCGAGGGAGCTCGAGGTTCCCGGGCGCGAGCTGTCCGGCGTGGTGCAGGCCATGGACTACCTGGAGCACCAGAACCGGGTGGTGGCGGGCCTGGCCACGCGCGAGCCCCGGCTGAACGCGGCGGGGCGCAAGGTGCTCATCCTCGGTGGCGGTGACACGGGTTCGGACTGCCTGGGCACGGCGCTGCGCCAGGGCGCCGCGAGCGTGACGCAGGTGGAGCTGATGCCCATGCCGCCCAAGGGGCGCTCCGAGAACAACCCGTGGCCACGCTGGCCCATCATCTTCCGCACCTCGTCGAGCCAGGAGGAGGGTGGGGCGCGCGAGTTCGGGCTGATGACGAAGCGGCTGGAGGGGCAGGACGGCAAGCTGCGGGCGCTGCACGCGGTGCGGGTGGAGGTGCATCGCGAGGCGGGCGGACCCCCCCGGTTGGTGGAGGTGCCCGGCTCCGAGGTCACCTATGAGGTGGACCTGCTGGTGCTGGCCATGGGCTTCACGGGGCCGGACACGGGAAAGCTGGCGGAGGAGCTGGGCGTGAAGCTCAGCCCCCGTGGCACCGTGCAGGTGGACGCGCACTTCGCCACGTCGGCTCAGGGTGTGTTCTGCGCGGGCGACGCGAGCCGTGGGGCGAGCCTCATCGTCTGGGCGTTCTCGGACGGACGCGAGGCGGCGAAGGCCGTCGACACGTACCTGTCCCAGGAGGTCTCCTGCCTGCCGACGCGCGGGAAGGACTGCTCCTTCGGCTGA